One genomic segment of Garra rufa chromosome 13, GarRuf1.0, whole genome shotgun sequence includes these proteins:
- the LOC141348775 gene encoding 5-hydroxytryptamine receptor 1E, whose product MEMERYLGVSTSTPSNATNTNTTATPEAAFYVELVTERLAVVALLALVTLLTAVVNGAVIAAICTTKKLHLPANYLICSLAVTDFLVAVLVMPISILYITTETWLLGPFVCEAWLSVDMTCCTCSILHLCVIALDRYWAITKAIEYARKRTARRAGVMVAIVWVISIFITIPPLFWRQRGDGTGPQQCIIEHDHVGYTIFSTFGAFYIPMTLILILYSRIYSAAKTLYQKRGSSRHLSSRSTDSTNSLNHCRVTHAFCVSDVSNSDHTMEFERNHVAVRVPTLDMETAEIDERNQICTSRERKAARILGLILGAFILCWLPFFLKEVLVGLNVLNPSPQVSDALTWLGYINSLINPLLYTSFNEDFKQAFKKLFRRKEHT is encoded by the coding sequence ATGGAGATGGAGCGTTACCTGGGAGTAAGCACCAGCACCCCGTCCAACGCCACCAACACCAACACCACCGCCACTCCAGAAGCGGCCTTCTACGTTGAGCTGGTGACGGAGCGGTTGGCCGTGGTGGCTCTGTTGGCGCTGGTGACGCTGCTGACGGCGGTAGTGAACGGCGCTGTCATCGCAGCCATATGCACCACCAAGAAGCTCCACCTCCCTGCAAACTACCTCATCTGCTCTCTGGCCGTCACTGACTTCCTGGTGGCCGTGCTGGTGATGCCCATCAGCATCCTCTACATCACCACTGAGACGTGGTTGCTGGGGCCGTTCGTGTGCGAGGCGTGGTTGAGCGTGGACATGACCTGCTGCACCTGCTCCATCCTGCACCTGTGTGTGATCGCGCTGGACCGCTACTGGGCCATCACTAAAGCCATCGAGTACGCCCGCAAGAGGACGGCCCGGCGCGCCGGCGTCATGGTGGCCATCGTCTGGGTGATTTCCATCTTCATCACCATACCGCCTCTGTTCTGGAGGCAGCGCGGGGACGGGACGGGCCCGCAGCAATGCATCATCGAGCACGACCACGTGGGCTACACCATCTTCTCCACGTTCGGTGCTTTCTACATCCCCATGACTCTCATCCTCATCCTGTACTCCCGGATTTACAGCGCCGCCAAGACGCTGTACCAGAAGCGTGGCTCCTCGCGCCACCTCAGCAGCCGCAGCACCGACAGCACCAACTCCCTGAACCACTGCCGGGTCACGCACGCCTTCTGCGTCTCGGACGTGTCCAACTCCGACCACACCATGGAGTTCGAGCGCAACCACGTCGCCGTCCGCGTGCCGACCCTCGATATGGAGACGGCGGAGATCGACGAGAGGAACCAGATCTGCACGTCTCGGGAGAGGAAAGCCGCTCGGATCTTAGGGCTCATCCTGGGAGCCTTTATCCTGTGCTGGCTGCCGTTTTTCCTGAAAGAGGTCCTGGTTGGTTTGAACGTGCTCAACCCCTCGCCTCAAGTATCGGACGCCCTCACCTGGCTGGGCTACATCAACTCGCTCATTAACCCGCTACTCTACACCAGCTTCAACGAGGACTTTAAGCAGGCTTTCAAGAAACTGTTCAGGCGTAAGGAGCACACATAG